The Aestuariibaculum lutulentum genome segment TATTTGGCCTGGCGTTTGGTAAATTTATTGGAGTGGTCGGTTTTTCTAAAATCTTAATAAAACTAAAATTAGCAACACTTCCCGAAGGTGTTAACTGGAGGCAAATTTATGGAACAGCTTTACTGGCAGGTATTGGTTTTACCATGTCTTTATTTATAACAGATCTGGCATTTGCCGATCCAGCCTATATTCTGCAAGCCAAAATAGGTATTTTTGCAGCTTCACTTTTGTGTGGTATTGCCGGGTATTTGACTTTAAGAAAAGCCTAAACCAAAATGACATGGTAACATTATTTTTAAATGAAGGATGGCTCAACATCCCTTGATTTATTATTACAAATTACCTCCCCCTTTTAGCTTATTGACAAAAAAATGCGTAATTTAAAGTAGTGCATTCAAGTGTGCCTTACAACGAATATGAAACCGAATACAACGCATATAACCCTCATATTCTTTCTCCTTTTTGCTATACCAATACTAATAGCACAGGAAAAACCTTTGGTCTATACACCAGGTCCTGCAAACCTGAACCCCGACACTTTTGCGCATATTTATTTTTTGAGAGAACAGGATGACGATTTCCCCGATAACTGGTTAGCCGTAATACTTAATGATGATGCCGGATTTTGTGTAAAAGCTAAAATGAATAACGTGTATCGGGTTCATACCAGACTAACAGACACGACAAAACTGCACACAAAAATTAAGAATGCATACATCGAATTAAATCTTATCCTGCAACCTGGTAATGACTACTATGTCTCGCTAAAACCTGAACGAAACACTCAGGGCCTTTTGGGGTCTTTAAAACCATTGGATAACGCCGAAGGAAAAGCCAGACTACAGGCCTACACCGGCCATATTCAAGACCGGTATTGCATTGTTCCTATGACTGGTAATTATGACTTCCGTGAAAATATATACAACGATACCATACCCTGGTATGCCGACAAAACACACAACTACCTTTTTAGACCCTTACCTTCCTGGGAAATACTGGGTCAGGATAGCCCAAATACGGCATTTGCCTTCAGAAACCCTTTAATTTCAAACACCTATTCTGAAGCTGGTGGTATTACGAATTTATCCTTAAAAAAATGTACGACAATAGAAGCCTTCGATAACTACTGCAACACAACATTTATAAAAACCATTTTAGACAAACAACACGACACCTTAACCGGCATCACTCTAACGCCGGTATCTTTACCAAAGGGTATAAGCTATGCCCGAATGCTGGCTATTGAAAACAAGAATACGAGTGCCATGCTGCCTGAAACTACTGAACTACTTATGCGCTCTGTTCATATTGTATTCTTCTGGACCGACGAAAAAGGCAAAGGCAACACAGCCAGTATGTACCTGTCTGAACGTGGCGTACCTAACGAGTTGCATAACTTCTCTACCCTGCAAGATCGTTTGCTTTGGGTGTGGCATAGTTTTAAGCTGGTAAATATTAAATAAAAGGTTAACTCCTTTTGTTAATAACTCTGAAAAACTGTGCGTAACTTCGTTTTTGAATTGAACCAGAATTCAAATAATCATGGCATACATAACCCAAGTAGTTCAATAAAATACCCTAACATATTTACCACACCCACCAGGGAGCAGAAGATTGTTCCATGTATAACCAAAAGTCAAAAAAACAATGTGCTAAAATAGCAGGCCATAACGATCCTGTTGCTTTGCGGGAATAACCCAAAATCAGTCCTGCCAGAAAAGTATATCCAAATAACTCTAAAGCGCTATTATTAAGAAGTTGCGAAGGGAATACAAACAATAGCCCTTTGTATCCGGCATGCGACACGGAAGCCAGTATGACAGCTCCTGTTGGACTCCATCGTTGCGCAGCTCCCTGCACAAATCCTCTAAAGATAACTTCTTCTACAAAACCTATAAAAACAGCAACGATTACAAATACGCCTATTTTAGATGGTATGGCCGGCAAGCCATCTTCTATTCGTGAATAAACCGAAAGAGCCAAAGAAAAAACAAAGGCTATAACAATCCAGTTACGGGATTTCTTAAAACGCCATAAGTCAGGAGTAAAAACAGACTCTGGAATATCTCTATGTATAGCACTCATCCAGTAACCTGCCAGAATTAAAGCCAATAAGGCAACTGCTTTTAAAGGAAATTCAAAATTGATAAGCAACGAAAAAAGCCATAAGGTTCCGGTAAGAGCAAGGGGTTTAAATAAGACTTTGTTAGACTTTTCAATCATTACCCCTAACCTTTTTGGACTTTAAAAAATAAAACCAGAGACCCGCCAGAGGCATGATGAGCAACAACCAGCCTGACCCAAGACAAGCGCCTGAATTTGGAGCAATAACCGTATTGGGCAATGCCTTCTGTAATTTCACCACATTGATAGAATCCTTTAAAAACTCCTCTGAAAGCGAAAGGTAACGAAGCTGCTTTAAATGATAAAGCGTTGAATCTAATCCTACTTTACCAAAGACCGTGAGATACTTTAATTTTTTGAAGTTTTTAATATCACTGTAATCCAGCAGGCTGTCATTATTTTTAAACTCAAGAGATTCCAGTTCAGGAAAAGCATCCGGTACCACTTTAGAATTTAACCCCATAAGGGAGTCTCCAATTGAATAAAGAGAAAGCCTTTTAAGTTTATTTTTCTTAAAAACATCTGAAATGGACGCTACTTTATTCTCATTGAATCCTAGGTGCAGAGCTTTCAAATCAGGGTGATGTACATATAAATCGTTAAGAATTATACTATCTGACTCGATATAAAGATTTTGAAGCTTTTTCAAGGTATTTAAAGCAGTCCAGTCTACATGTGCTTCACTTTCATTAAGTATGGTTAAAGATTCTATATTAGGATTTTGCGCAAAAAACGCATCACCAATAAAAGTACTATCTTCTTCATTATACAGAATGATTTCTTTTAAATGCGGGAGATGAGGAAAAGAAACTGCTCCATGTACAGGCAAGCCAACAAAGAGTGTTTCTAAGGAAGGGAAATTTGCAAGACTGGATACAGAAACAGAATCTATTTCATTCTGAAAGAGTAAGGCTCTTGGTTGAAAATATTGTGAAAGCCAGCGCAAATCTCTATTTAATAGATTTACGGAGTCTATTTCAGGAAAAAAAACAATATCAAGCCCAGGATTTATACGACCAATGTTTTCTAAATAAGGTTTAATGGCATCTGCAATAGGCTCCTTAAATTGTATGGTTCGAAGTCGGGAAATGTCTTCTGAAGTCAGTTGATCAAAAAAGGGAATTGACGGACTGTCTTTTGAGATGGAAATTGCAACTAAATTTCCATTGATATACATGACTGAATCTAATTCACGGATGTGCAGGGTATCTTCGAAATCCCTGTGAACAGAGAATAAAAATTCGTCTGTATTAAGCCAGTCGCCATTGCGGGTCAAAAGATTAACATAACCAAGACTGTCTATAGCAGAAAAACTAGTCTTTACATCTATAAAATGCCCTATGTCTGCACCCTGAAAAGTAAGCAACCGAAATTCTTCCTTCTCTTTCTCCTTGCATTGCCAAAGCAAAATTATGACAATAGAAAGAACAATTCGGCTCATATATTTTCTAAATACCATAACGTAATATCAGGATTATTGCCTTGATTCTATTAAAGATACGAAATAAAGCCTTAGCTTGATTTATTAAATAAACCATGTGGCATAAGAAATACCATTTATGGTTTTACCAACAACTTAATGCTTATTATTAACAATAGCCTTAACTCATAACTCTTTCTCGCCTACTTTTTAAAAATTCTTATCTCAATAAATTTATCGTTTTTATACCTATCTTTTTATTAACTTAACACTAAAGTATGCGCCCCTAAAGGCATTAACCAATTAAAACAGCAACTCATGAAGAAACGCGTCTTATTATTATTGTTATTGGCACAGACCACTCTTTTATTTTCGCAAACAGATTCTATTTCTGAAGGGCGGGCAGCAGTTTATTTCACCAGATCAAGTGGATTGGGAGGCTTAGTAAACTTCACTTACTTTGACGGCAAAAAAGCCATAGGGAAGTTTAATGGTTCGAAGTATATGAAGTATGAATGCGAACCAGGCAAGCATCTGTTTTGGGCAAGATCAGAAAACAAATCATTTGTTGAAGCAGAACTGTTAGGTGGAAAAACATACATCATTGATGTTATACCAACCTTAGGAGGATTAAAAGCAAGTGTTATATTAACTCCTGTTGATAAAAACAATTATAAATTAAAGCCTATTCAAAAACTTTTAGAAAAAAAGGATGCCGAAATATTTGAAAAGGATGAATTAGACGCTCTACAATTAGAAATGGCCGATGTTATTGTAAGAGGATTTGAAAAATATAATGAACTGAAAGAAAAGGGAAAAAACATTCCAATACTTCTCCCTTCCATGACGGTTGAAGCATCGGACTTGATATATGTTAAAAAATAAGTATCTTATAGAGGCAAATAACCATCTATAAATTAAGCGACTTATGAGTTATTATTTTAGTACCGTTTTAAAAGAAAAAGACTTCGATAAAGCTATTGAACAAGTAGCGGCCGCCTTAAAAACAGAAGGTTTTGGCGTGCTTACCGAGATAGATATAACCCAAACCTTGAAAAACAAACTAGATGTCGATTTTAAGAAGTACCGCATACTGGGCGCCTGCAATCCGCCATACGCCTATCAGGCATTAAGTAATGAAGATAAAATAGGGCTCTTCTTGCCCTGTAATGTCGTGGTTATGGAGAATGACCACGGCGATATTGAAGTGGCAGCAGTCGATCCGGTCGCGTCTATGATGGCTGTAAAAAATGAAAATCTTGGAAGCGTGGCTATCGAGATTCAGCAAAAGCTTAAACGTATTATTGAACATCTGGATTAAAGCTAAAAATGAAAAACATGAATAACCTCAACACCCTTTTAGGGTGTTTTTTTTATGAATTAAACTTTGTTAAGATTTCCGTTTTGAAGTTCGAAAAAAGCAATTTATATTGTGAGAAAAATTACAACCCAAAAAAACCAATATTTATGAAAACTTACTTAAGCGCATTACTTTTCTTAACATCAATGACATTTGCATTTGCACAAAATACACCTCAAGAATTGACAGATGTATTTTTTAACACCTTTCAAAAAGAAGGTGCTTCAAAAGCGCTTGATGAATTATACTCAAGTAACTCTTGGATTTCGAGAAATGCTGACGCTATTACTAATTTAAAAAGCCAAATGGAAGGCTTGAATATTGATTATGTTGGTGAATATTATGGTTATGAAAAAATAAATAGTAAATCTTTAGGAAGTAGCTTTGTACACTTGAGCTATATGGCAAAATACGACCGTCAACCCATTCGCTTTGTTTTTCAGTTTTATAAACCAAAAGATAAATGGGTTATTTACTCTTTTAGTTTTGATACAAACATCTCGGAAGAACTAGCAGAATCTGCTAAAATATATTATCAGAATTTGTAGTTTAACCTTCATAATAACGAACATGTTAAAAAAACTATTAAGTGTTGTATTAATCTTTATAGGCATAAGCCTTCTGATCTCATTAATTCCAAAAATCCCTTTAATCATTACTGCTTTTAGCAAGGCCATGATAAATCAACAAGGAGGCGACTGGGGGTCCTTTGCAGGGTTACTAACCATATATGTTCCCATTGGTATTCTGGATTATTTTTTATTAAAATTTGGATTTAAGCTTTTCAGAAACGATTAATTAGCATGCCCCATTATTACAAAGAAAAAGAGCTGAGTGCAGTTAATGGTAAAATAGAAACCATAATAAGAGAATCTAACTTCATTCAAAAAAACATCTGGAAGGTTATAGGATTTGGAATAATAGTGTCTTTATGGGCACCTACATATTCTAATCGTCATTCTTTAAGCAGACGTAAATCGGCTTTAGATATTAGTAACCTGAGTTATTATGAATTGGTTTTACTTACAGCCATTGTGTTCACCGTAATTTGCGTTCTTACCCATTACAGTATAAAATACCAGGATGGTAAAAAGTTAAAACAATTACACACCAGAAAATTAGAATTGGAAAAAGAACTAAACATTGTTAACTAAGCATTTCGCCTAATAATAATTTAACTAGAGATTTAAATTTTATATGTAGTTTTATCGATATTTCAAATTTACTGCAAACCAAATTAGATGAAACTTATAAAAAAAACGCTACTTCTACTTTTAGCTTCCCTTAGTTTTTCCTGTGTAAAACAAGAAGAAAAAAAACAGCCCAATGTCGTACTTATTATGGTTGACGATATGGGCTATGAATGTCTGAGTGCATACGGTTCCACTTCGTATAACACGCCTAATATTGATAAATTAGCAGAAAAGGGTATGTTGTTTGGAAACTGTGTATCACAACCCTTATGTACCCCATCGCGAGTAAAAATCATGACAGGGAAATATAACTACCGAAACTATGATTATTTCGGGCATTTAAACAATTCGGAATACACCTTTGGGAACCTGATGCAGGATGCAGGATACGAAACCTGTATTGCCGGCAAATGGCAATTAAACGGGTTATCTTTTAAAGACAGTATTAGCGATTGGAATGACAATACCCGTCCCAACAAATTTGGTTTCGACGAGTATTGTTTATGGCAACTTACCAAAACCAGAGCCGATGGTGGCCGATACAGTGACCCGTTAATTGAACAAAATGGTGAATTCCTAAAACGAAACGCAGACGATTATGGCCCTGATATTTTTTCAGATTATATTTTAGATTTTATAGAGCGTAAAAAAGACCAGCCATTTTTTGTGTATTACCCTATGGTATTAGTTCACGATCCGTTTGTACCAACACCAGATTCCAACACCTGGAATGACCGAGAAAACCGTTATAAAAACGACACAACCTACTTTAAAGACATGGTAGCATATACCGATAAAATAGTCGGTAAAATAACCCATAAACTGGAAGAGTTAAAATTGACAGATAACACTATTTTAATCTTTACCGGTGATAACGGTACCCACCCTACTATTCAATCGCATATTAACAATGAACTTATTGTTGGTGGAAAAGGTAACACCATTGATGCCGGAACCCATGTACCACTTATCGTATACTGGCCGGAACAAATAAAGGAAAAATCCGTTTACAATCACCTTATTGAATTCAGTGACTTCTTCCCTACTCTGGCCGAATTAACAGAATCGAAAGCTGTATCAGATGGTAAAAGTTTCTATCCGCTGCTAACTGGCAAAGAGTATCAACCAAGAGAAACTGCTTTTGTGCATTACGATCCGCAATGGGGAGCAAATGTTAGTAAGTATAGAAACCAGTTCGTACGTTCTTTAGATTATAAATTATACCCTAATAACAACTTCTATAATCTCAATAACGATAAACTGGAACAACATCCGTTAGCATTAGATTCCCTTGACAGCAACGAGCAAGACATTAAAAACACCTTAGAAAAAGAATTAGAGAAACATCCAAAATGGAAATAAACAATACGTTTTCAGCTT includes the following:
- a CDS encoding CPBP family intramembrane glutamic endopeptidase → MIEKSNKVLFKPLALTGTLWLFSLLINFEFPLKAVALLALILAGYWMSAIHRDIPESVFTPDLWRFKKSRNWIVIAFVFSLALSVYSRIEDGLPAIPSKIGVFVIVAVFIGFVEEVIFRGFVQGAAQRWSPTGAVILASVSHAGYKGLLFVFPSQLLNNSALELFGYTFLAGLILGYSRKATGSLWPAILAHCFFDFWLYMEQSSAPWWVW
- a CDS encoding DUF302 domain-containing protein translates to MSYYFSTVLKEKDFDKAIEQVAAALKTEGFGVLTEIDITQTLKNKLDVDFKKYRILGACNPPYAYQALSNEDKIGLFLPCNVVVMENDHGDIEVAAVDPVASMMAVKNENLGSVAIEIQQKLKRIIEHLD
- a CDS encoding sulfatase-like hydrolase/transferase produces the protein MKLIKKTLLLLLASLSFSCVKQEEKKQPNVVLIMVDDMGYECLSAYGSTSYNTPNIDKLAEKGMLFGNCVSQPLCTPSRVKIMTGKYNYRNYDYFGHLNNSEYTFGNLMQDAGYETCIAGKWQLNGLSFKDSISDWNDNTRPNKFGFDEYCLWQLTKTRADGGRYSDPLIEQNGEFLKRNADDYGPDIFSDYILDFIERKKDQPFFVYYPMVLVHDPFVPTPDSNTWNDRENRYKNDTTYFKDMVAYTDKIVGKITHKLEELKLTDNTILIFTGDNGTHPTIQSHINNELIVGGKGNTIDAGTHVPLIVYWPEQIKEKSVYNHLIEFSDFFPTLAELTESKAVSDGKSFYPLLTGKEYQPRETAFVHYDPQWGANVSKYRNQFVRSLDYKLYPNNNFYNLNNDKLEQHPLALDSLDSNEQDIKNTLEKELEKHPKWK